A single region of the Garra rufa chromosome 6, GarRuf1.0, whole genome shotgun sequence genome encodes:
- the dctd gene encoding deoxycytidylate deaminase produces MDDKTKNDASQLNGTHSDGVTKKRQDYLEWPEYFMAVAFLSAQRSKDPSSQVGACIVNQENKIVGIGYNGMPNGCDDDLLPWSRSADDKLDTKYPYVCHAELNAIMNKNSADVKGCTMYVALFPCNECAKLIIQAGIKDVIYLSDKYHDAPEMTASRRLLNLAGITYKQFKPKQGRIVIDFNSINHPGLKTPSGLGGIQSP; encoded by the exons GACACATAGTGACGGTGTGACAAAGAAGAGGCAGGACTACTTGGAGTGGCCTGAGTATTTCATGGCTGTTGCCTTCTTATCAGCACAGAGGAGCAAGGACCCTAGTTCTCAG GTTGGTGCCTGCATTGTGAATCAGGAGAACAAGATAGTGGGTATTGGCTACAACGGCATGCCCAATGGTTGTGACGATGACCTGCTGCCCTGGTCTCGCAGTGCTGATGACAAGCTGGACACCAAATACCCCTATG TGTGCCACGCAGAGCTGAACGCCATTATGAATAAGAACTCGGCAGATGTCAAGGGTTGCACCATGTATGTAGCGCTCTTCCCTTGCAACGAGTGCGCCAAACTCATTATTCAAGCAG GTATAAAGGATGTGATCTATTTGTCAGACAAATACCATGATGCTCCAGAAATGACTGCCTCCAGACGGCTTCTTAACTTGGCGGGCATCACGTACAA GCAATTCAAACCAAAGCAAGGCAGGATTGTCATTGATTTTAATTCAATCAACCACCCCGGATTGAAAACTCCCAGTGGTTTGGGGGGCATACAGTCACCATAG